One Temnothorax longispinosus isolate EJ_2023e chromosome 8, Tlon_JGU_v1, whole genome shotgun sequence genomic region harbors:
- the Mute gene encoding uncharacterized protein Mute isoform X2 yields the protein MEDSTNNNKPVENDTDTLTSSVSFTESPKKCNLSFSINFDFNDVNNENSTDSENADLQIDISEVDNYEPSSKHKREAVEEASMLNEMEEEIERQLDAKAAKTTLTATNVKNIMKHVIPYEHLMTMVQKCLQDTENDVNIGPKLTRAKAKKLAAAKVTIPWPITTAQKTSSEVQALIQEELPEDSSDEEYNPEHDKQSDDDREVENTASDIESQLSVSTNNKDIAFSEQMSSHIQYDSEGIFKIPAIPHVATEEESIGQRTRSKLSLSETSLEEIEQAFIPPDITADMTDDWDCELDEDWDNFLKEFTQPLTQEPAIEDDPEADPEYNILEDETDLLDKEELRTDRAVEVPRKEQYDLIAELLELTPMFSTQDQEVESSRKKKVLGTTTPPIESDAMTCSAVHLLPVLAEYELPNVVKPEQRLLLATQFQQHVQLMTQHFVMTYMHPKYHSLAKLCKENLNSLRNLSTGPTSAFNAKNLEAALNVVSTWENKFNDTKFYANFKKNVTNENATTEIYRATKWRHTEQFLPDVENVFVESKALMYPQLLPRIPFRNVKYAKYTKSAYLKSEETSKKFHTKKMQLFDAAQLIGCYLLPCRDAKGIFNHINKQRSSKDKNPIKHYFEKGCAPRIIHYIMLESKLKAPKDQPRELLPPNWQMYFQKKHKNTLTKSKCIFDSYTNFSLEKEGIDINAIIKSYPSIPNNHLLRNPVVNMLPKILPATSNPKTSSKIDTSNKQNPNVDDSGDKKVFDNNVQTTEVHKRKTAVYKAHATFCSLKATTSDVKPMQTDNALDKNNTNVNTILTRSSKISKDAPQISSDVPQIRKTTPRVAKTKSAQNMKLMAQALGSKTSSTCGTIKSKEKDTIDKNIDEPCSTSKVDNEEEIAELMLASSTIIKDPVSRKKAKQTRELEIIKRLLKSENPVTEEEREAKFAASYLQKLHLILESTNPETFKAVIKLYLDYSEKLESINHPVRDASITDESKERSASKQMLQDSARKKDILTVQLYQEVCTKLQDYPEICTDFLLFLKPHQAAMIGKSIEYIMLQKMNDFVHVAQIYFTKQPSRIAKMMQAITQLSSDPHMTLENIYSVMSSVFKGHPLVMDMFLQVLPTAKPPESLLAPHMFENMTCPLGPYDKNTTYTENASELYENIDVPTATYQEDPYGGENCKCDCHTTDEANLKNTSDHCVACGTRFLNGRIYLQTPEGLRPAKITFPGEDREKLENIARISLKIADKAIPPISSKKRRKSSKNDPSHEDRCQKQCATKQYSPLKDNEDNEKALTKSKRNANVTTLKADQRKILKRIGTVDHARADKRMRISQCKNKREKKNEESDASLEQNELDLIKLDKTSDVTETETNSCTHVSMQDTSLSTEVRTKMQRSSNIINTTGCTSSNKNVGTMVTTIALENNTHAKSDLRNNKPWTRQEDMILLQSIKKEYSENSFLLISEKLENRTIDQVKERWQTLLSLLQKMM from the exons atggaGGATTCTACAAATAACAATAAGCCTGTGGAGAATGACACCGACACGTTAACATCCTCCGTTTCCTTTACCGAGTCACCCAAGAAATGCAATCtgtctttttcaattaattttgactTTAATGACGTTAATAACGAGAACTCGACCGATTCCGAAAATGCAGATCTACAAATCGATATATCCGAAGTGGATAATTATGAACCGTCCAGTAAGCATAAGAGAGAAGCTGTTGAAGAAGCATCAATGCTCAATGAAATGGAAGAGGAGATTGAGAGACAACTCGATGCTAAAGCTGCCAAAACCACGTTAACTGCCactaatgttaaaaatattatgaaacaCGTAATCCCCTATGAACACTTAATGACAATGGTACAAAAATGTCTTCAAGATACAGAAAACGACGTTAACATTGGCCCGAAACTCACGAGAGCTAAAGCTAA aaaattagcTGCTGCAAAAGTCACGATACCATGGCCCATCACTACAGCGCAAAAAACTTCCTCAGAGGTGCAAGCTTTGATTCAGGAGGAATTACCGGAAGATTCATCCGATGAAGAATATAATCCTGAACATGATAAACAGAGTGACGATGATAGAGAAGTGGAAAATACAGCGAGTGATATTGAGTCACAGTTATCAGTGTCAACAAATAATAAGGATATAGCTTTTTCCGAACAAATGTCATCTCATATACAATATGATTCtgaaggaatttttaaaatacctgC tattCCACATGTTGCGACAGAAGAAGAAAGTATTGGTCAAAGAACACGCTCTAAGCTATCTTTAAGCGAAACATCTTTGGAGGAAATAGAACAAGCATTTATACCACCTGATATAACTGCCGATATGACTGACGATTGGGATTGTGAACTTGATGAAGATTGGGATAACTTTTTGAAAGAATTCACGCAACCTTTGACGCAAGAACCAGCCATAGAAGATGATCCAGAAGCAGATCCGGAGTATAACATCTTGGAAGATGAAACAGATTTgt TGGACAAGGAAGAGCTTAGGACAGATAGAGCAGTAGAAGTTCCTCGTAAGGAGCAATATGATTTAATTGCAGAATTACTTGAATTAACTCCTATGTTCTCGACACAAGACCAAGAAGTTGAAAGttcaagaaagaagaaagttcTAGGTACGACAACACCACCGATCGAAAGTGATGCTATG ACGTGCTCTGCGGTACATCTTTTGCCAGTACTGGCAGAATATGAACTACCAAACGTGGTGAAACCTGAACAACGTCTTCTATTAGCGACGCAATTTCAGCAACATGTACAATTAATGACACAACATTTTGTTATGACTTACATGCATCCAAAATATCATTCGCTGGCAAAATTGTGTAAAGAAAACTTGAATAGTTTAAG aaatttgaGTACTGGGCCAACGTCCGCATTTAATGCAAAGAATTTGGAAGCAGCTTTAAACGTGGTATCAACTTGGgaaaataagtttaatgaTACCAAGTTTTATGCAAACTTCAAAAAGAACGTAACAAATGAAAATGCTACAACTGAAATATATCGTGCCACGAAGTGGAGACATACCGAACAATTTCTCCCTGACGTAGAGAACGTATTTGTCGAAAGCAAGGCTCTTATGTATCCACAACTTCTACCGCGGATACCttttagaaatgttaaatacgcaaaatacacaaaatccGCATATTTGAAATCGGAAGAAAC ATCAAAAAAGTTTCATACAAagaaaatgcaattatttgATGCAGCTCAACTTATTGGTTGTTATTTGCTACCATGCAGAGATGCGAAAGgaatatttaatcatattaacaAACAACGCTCttccaaagataaaaatccaATTAAG cattattttgaaaaaggttGCGCTCCtagaataatacattatataatgcTTGAAAGTAAACTGAAAGCTCCAAAAGATCAACCACGAGAACTTTTACCTCCAAACTggcaaatgtatttt caAAAAAAGCACAAAAATACGTTGACAAAAAGTAAATGTATATTTGATTCTTACACGAACTTCTCACTTGAAAAGGAAGGGATTGATATAAACGCAATAATAAAGTCTTATCCTAGTATCCCTAATAATCATCTTTTACGGAATCCAGTTGTAAATATGTTACCAAAAATATTACCTGCAACTTCAAATCCCAAAACTTCATCTAAAATTGATACGTCTAATAAACAAAATCCTAACGTCGATGATAGCGgcgataaaaaagtatttgataataatgtaCAAACGACGGAGGTGCATAAAAGGAAAACGGCAGTGTATAAAGCGCACGCAACGTTTTGCTCCTTAAAAGCGACGACTTCAGATGTAAAGCCAATGCAAACAGATAACGCactagataaaaataatacaaacgtAAATACTATATTAACTAGAAGCTCAAAAATATCCAAGGACGCACCACAGATATCATCAGACGTACCACAAATACGAAAGACCACCCCACGCGTAGCAAAAACAAAAAGCGCCcaaaatatgaaattgatGGCCCAAGCTTTAGGTTCAAAGACGTCATCTACGTGCGGtactataaaatctaaagaaaaagataCCATAGATAAGAATATTGATGAACCGTGCTCCACGTCAAAAGTT GACAATGAGGAAGAAATAGCAGAATTAATGTTAGCAAGTAGcacaataataaaagatcCTGTAAGTAGGAAAAAGGCTAAACAAACTAgagaattagaaattattaaaagattattaaaatctgaGAATCCCGTGACCGAAGAAGAACGCGAAGCAA aatttgcAGCGTCGTATCTTCAGAAACTGCACTTGATATTAGAATCCACGAATCCAGAAACATTTAAAGCTGtgataaagttatatttgGATTATagtgaaaaattagaaagtaTTAACCACCCTGTTCGTGACGCGTCCATAACTGATGAGTCCAAGGAACGTTCAGCAAGTAAACAGATGTTACAAGATAGTGCacgtaaaaaagatatactaACAGTCCAACTATATCAAGAggtctgtacaaaattacaagATTATCCAGAAATATGTACAGactttctattatttttaaaaccgCATCAAGCCGCAATGATTGGTAAATCTATAGAATATATCatgttacaaaaaatgaatGATTTTGTCCATGttgcacaaatatattttactaagcAACCATCTCGGATAGCAAAGATGATGCAGGCAATTACACAACTTTCGTCTGATCCACATATGACTTTAGAAAACATTTACTCCGTTATGAGTTCTGTTTTTAAAGGTCACCCACTCGTTATGGATATGTTCTTGCAAGTTCTACCTACTGCAAAACCTCCTGAAAG TTTACTTGCACCTCATATGTTTGAAAACATGACATGTCCGCTAGGACcttatgataaaaatacaacTTACACTGAAAACGCATCAGAGCTATACGAGAATATAGACGTACCGACAGCAACGTATCAGGAAGATCCATATGGCGGGGAGAATTGTAAATGTGACTGCCATACGACTGACGAAGCAAATCTGAAAAATACGTCTGATCATTGTGTTGCCTGTGGCACGCGG TTTCTCAATGGAAGAATTTATCTTCAAACACCTGAAGGATTACGACCtgcaaaaattacatttcccGGAGAGGATCGggagaaattagaaaatatagcgcgtatatcattaaaaattgctGACAAAGCCATTCCACCAATCTCATCTAAAAAACGACGGAAGTCATCGAAGAACGATCCTAGTCACGAGGATCGTTGTCAGAAACAATGCGCTACGAAGCAATACTCGCCGTTAAAAGATAACGAAGATAACGAAAAGGCATTAACAAAATCTAAAAGAAATGCTAACGTTACTACACTCAAAGCagatcaaagaaaaattttaaaaagaatcggCACTGTAGATCACGCACGCGCAGATAAAAGAATGCGTATATCTCAATGTAAgaataaacgagaaaaaaagaatgaagaaAGCGACGCTTCGTTAGAACAAAACGAGCTTGATCTTATAAAGCTAGACAAAACGAGTGACGTTACGGAAACAGAAACTAATAGTTGTACGCACGTATCCATGCAAGATACGTCCTTAAGTACTGAAGTACGTACAAAAATGCAGCGTTCTTCAAATATAATCAACACGACTGGTTGCACGTCAA gtAACAAAAATGTAGGGACAATGGTTACGACAATAGCACTGGAAAATAATACGCACGCGAAATCTGATTTACGTAACAACAAACCATGGACACGTCAGGAAGATATGATTTTACTACAAAGTATCAAAAAGGAATATTCTGAAAATTCATTCCTATTGATcagtgaaaaattagaaaatcgTACTATCGATCAA gtCAAAGAGAGATGGCAAACTCTGCTTTCTTTACTGCAGAAAATGAtgtaa
- the Mute gene encoding uncharacterized protein Mute isoform X1 — MEDSTNNNKPVENDTDTLTSSVSFTESPKKCNLSFSINFDFNDVNNENSTDSENADLQIDISEVDNYEPSSKHKREAVEEASMLNEMEEEIERQLDAKAAKTTLTATNVKNIMKHVIPYEHLMTMVQKCLQDTENDVNIGPKLTRAKAKKLAAAKVTIPWPITTAQKTSSEVQALIQEELPEDSSDEEYNPEHDKQSDDDREVENTASDIESQLSVSTNNKDIAFSEQMSSHIQYDSEGIFKIPAIPHVATEEESIGQRTRSKLSLSETSLEEIEQAFIPPDITADMTDDWDCELDEDWDNFLKEFTQPLTQEPAIEDDPEADPEYNILEDETDLLDKEELRTDRAVEVPRKEQYDLIAELLELTPMFSTQDQEVESSRKKKVLGTTTPPIESDAMTCSAVHLLPVLAEYELPNVVKPEQRLLLATQFQQHVQLMTQHFVMTYMHPKYHSLAKLCKENLNSLRNLSTGPTSAFNAKNLEAALNVVSTWENKFNDTKFYANFKKNVTNENATTEIYRATKWRHTEQFLPDVENVFVESKALMYPQLLPRIPFRNVKYAKYTKSAYLKSEETLIALGIEQFLPFVMSRSKKFHTKKMQLFDAAQLIGCYLLPCRDAKGIFNHINKQRSSKDKNPIKHYFEKGCAPRIIHYIMLESKLKAPKDQPRELLPPNWQMYFQKKHKNTLTKSKCIFDSYTNFSLEKEGIDINAIIKSYPSIPNNHLLRNPVVNMLPKILPATSNPKTSSKIDTSNKQNPNVDDSGDKKVFDNNVQTTEVHKRKTAVYKAHATFCSLKATTSDVKPMQTDNALDKNNTNVNTILTRSSKISKDAPQISSDVPQIRKTTPRVAKTKSAQNMKLMAQALGSKTSSTCGTIKSKEKDTIDKNIDEPCSTSKVDNEEEIAELMLASSTIIKDPVSRKKAKQTRELEIIKRLLKSENPVTEEEREAKFAASYLQKLHLILESTNPETFKAVIKLYLDYSEKLESINHPVRDASITDESKERSASKQMLQDSARKKDILTVQLYQEVCTKLQDYPEICTDFLLFLKPHQAAMIGKSIEYIMLQKMNDFVHVAQIYFTKQPSRIAKMMQAITQLSSDPHMTLENIYSVMSSVFKGHPLVMDMFLQVLPTAKPPESLLAPHMFENMTCPLGPYDKNTTYTENASELYENIDVPTATYQEDPYGGENCKCDCHTTDEANLKNTSDHCVACGTRFLNGRIYLQTPEGLRPAKITFPGEDREKLENIARISLKIADKAIPPISSKKRRKSSKNDPSHEDRCQKQCATKQYSPLKDNEDNEKALTKSKRNANVTTLKADQRKILKRIGTVDHARADKRMRISQCKNKREKKNEESDASLEQNELDLIKLDKTSDVTETETNSCTHVSMQDTSLSTEVRTKMQRSSNIINTTGCTSSNKNVGTMVTTIALENNTHAKSDLRNNKPWTRQEDMILLQSIKKEYSENSFLLISEKLENRTIDQVKERWQTLLSLLQKMM; from the exons atggaGGATTCTACAAATAACAATAAGCCTGTGGAGAATGACACCGACACGTTAACATCCTCCGTTTCCTTTACCGAGTCACCCAAGAAATGCAATCtgtctttttcaattaattttgactTTAATGACGTTAATAACGAGAACTCGACCGATTCCGAAAATGCAGATCTACAAATCGATATATCCGAAGTGGATAATTATGAACCGTCCAGTAAGCATAAGAGAGAAGCTGTTGAAGAAGCATCAATGCTCAATGAAATGGAAGAGGAGATTGAGAGACAACTCGATGCTAAAGCTGCCAAAACCACGTTAACTGCCactaatgttaaaaatattatgaaacaCGTAATCCCCTATGAACACTTAATGACAATGGTACAAAAATGTCTTCAAGATACAGAAAACGACGTTAACATTGGCCCGAAACTCACGAGAGCTAAAGCTAA aaaattagcTGCTGCAAAAGTCACGATACCATGGCCCATCACTACAGCGCAAAAAACTTCCTCAGAGGTGCAAGCTTTGATTCAGGAGGAATTACCGGAAGATTCATCCGATGAAGAATATAATCCTGAACATGATAAACAGAGTGACGATGATAGAGAAGTGGAAAATACAGCGAGTGATATTGAGTCACAGTTATCAGTGTCAACAAATAATAAGGATATAGCTTTTTCCGAACAAATGTCATCTCATATACAATATGATTCtgaaggaatttttaaaatacctgC tattCCACATGTTGCGACAGAAGAAGAAAGTATTGGTCAAAGAACACGCTCTAAGCTATCTTTAAGCGAAACATCTTTGGAGGAAATAGAACAAGCATTTATACCACCTGATATAACTGCCGATATGACTGACGATTGGGATTGTGAACTTGATGAAGATTGGGATAACTTTTTGAAAGAATTCACGCAACCTTTGACGCAAGAACCAGCCATAGAAGATGATCCAGAAGCAGATCCGGAGTATAACATCTTGGAAGATGAAACAGATTTgt TGGACAAGGAAGAGCTTAGGACAGATAGAGCAGTAGAAGTTCCTCGTAAGGAGCAATATGATTTAATTGCAGAATTACTTGAATTAACTCCTATGTTCTCGACACAAGACCAAGAAGTTGAAAGttcaagaaagaagaaagttcTAGGTACGACAACACCACCGATCGAAAGTGATGCTATG ACGTGCTCTGCGGTACATCTTTTGCCAGTACTGGCAGAATATGAACTACCAAACGTGGTGAAACCTGAACAACGTCTTCTATTAGCGACGCAATTTCAGCAACATGTACAATTAATGACACAACATTTTGTTATGACTTACATGCATCCAAAATATCATTCGCTGGCAAAATTGTGTAAAGAAAACTTGAATAGTTTAAG aaatttgaGTACTGGGCCAACGTCCGCATTTAATGCAAAGAATTTGGAAGCAGCTTTAAACGTGGTATCAACTTGGgaaaataagtttaatgaTACCAAGTTTTATGCAAACTTCAAAAAGAACGTAACAAATGAAAATGCTACAACTGAAATATATCGTGCCACGAAGTGGAGACATACCGAACAATTTCTCCCTGACGTAGAGAACGTATTTGTCGAAAGCAAGGCTCTTATGTATCCACAACTTCTACCGCGGATACCttttagaaatgttaaatacgcaaaatacacaaaatccGCATATTTGAAATCGGAAGAAAC TTTAATTGCACTGGGCATAGAACAGTTCTTACCATTTGTTATGTCTAGATCAAAAAAGTTTCATACAAagaaaatgcaattatttgATGCAGCTCAACTTATTGGTTGTTATTTGCTACCATGCAGAGATGCGAAAGgaatatttaatcatattaacaAACAACGCTCttccaaagataaaaatccaATTAAG cattattttgaaaaaggttGCGCTCCtagaataatacattatataatgcTTGAAAGTAAACTGAAAGCTCCAAAAGATCAACCACGAGAACTTTTACCTCCAAACTggcaaatgtatttt caAAAAAAGCACAAAAATACGTTGACAAAAAGTAAATGTATATTTGATTCTTACACGAACTTCTCACTTGAAAAGGAAGGGATTGATATAAACGCAATAATAAAGTCTTATCCTAGTATCCCTAATAATCATCTTTTACGGAATCCAGTTGTAAATATGTTACCAAAAATATTACCTGCAACTTCAAATCCCAAAACTTCATCTAAAATTGATACGTCTAATAAACAAAATCCTAACGTCGATGATAGCGgcgataaaaaagtatttgataataatgtaCAAACGACGGAGGTGCATAAAAGGAAAACGGCAGTGTATAAAGCGCACGCAACGTTTTGCTCCTTAAAAGCGACGACTTCAGATGTAAAGCCAATGCAAACAGATAACGCactagataaaaataatacaaacgtAAATACTATATTAACTAGAAGCTCAAAAATATCCAAGGACGCACCACAGATATCATCAGACGTACCACAAATACGAAAGACCACCCCACGCGTAGCAAAAACAAAAAGCGCCcaaaatatgaaattgatGGCCCAAGCTTTAGGTTCAAAGACGTCATCTACGTGCGGtactataaaatctaaagaaaaagataCCATAGATAAGAATATTGATGAACCGTGCTCCACGTCAAAAGTT GACAATGAGGAAGAAATAGCAGAATTAATGTTAGCAAGTAGcacaataataaaagatcCTGTAAGTAGGAAAAAGGCTAAACAAACTAgagaattagaaattattaaaagattattaaaatctgaGAATCCCGTGACCGAAGAAGAACGCGAAGCAA aatttgcAGCGTCGTATCTTCAGAAACTGCACTTGATATTAGAATCCACGAATCCAGAAACATTTAAAGCTGtgataaagttatatttgGATTATagtgaaaaattagaaagtaTTAACCACCCTGTTCGTGACGCGTCCATAACTGATGAGTCCAAGGAACGTTCAGCAAGTAAACAGATGTTACAAGATAGTGCacgtaaaaaagatatactaACAGTCCAACTATATCAAGAggtctgtacaaaattacaagATTATCCAGAAATATGTACAGactttctattatttttaaaaccgCATCAAGCCGCAATGATTGGTAAATCTATAGAATATATCatgttacaaaaaatgaatGATTTTGTCCATGttgcacaaatatattttactaagcAACCATCTCGGATAGCAAAGATGATGCAGGCAATTACACAACTTTCGTCTGATCCACATATGACTTTAGAAAACATTTACTCCGTTATGAGTTCTGTTTTTAAAGGTCACCCACTCGTTATGGATATGTTCTTGCAAGTTCTACCTACTGCAAAACCTCCTGAAAG TTTACTTGCACCTCATATGTTTGAAAACATGACATGTCCGCTAGGACcttatgataaaaatacaacTTACACTGAAAACGCATCAGAGCTATACGAGAATATAGACGTACCGACAGCAACGTATCAGGAAGATCCATATGGCGGGGAGAATTGTAAATGTGACTGCCATACGACTGACGAAGCAAATCTGAAAAATACGTCTGATCATTGTGTTGCCTGTGGCACGCGG TTTCTCAATGGAAGAATTTATCTTCAAACACCTGAAGGATTACGACCtgcaaaaattacatttcccGGAGAGGATCGggagaaattagaaaatatagcgcgtatatcattaaaaattgctGACAAAGCCATTCCACCAATCTCATCTAAAAAACGACGGAAGTCATCGAAGAACGATCCTAGTCACGAGGATCGTTGTCAGAAACAATGCGCTACGAAGCAATACTCGCCGTTAAAAGATAACGAAGATAACGAAAAGGCATTAACAAAATCTAAAAGAAATGCTAACGTTACTACACTCAAAGCagatcaaagaaaaattttaaaaagaatcggCACTGTAGATCACGCACGCGCAGATAAAAGAATGCGTATATCTCAATGTAAgaataaacgagaaaaaaagaatgaagaaAGCGACGCTTCGTTAGAACAAAACGAGCTTGATCTTATAAAGCTAGACAAAACGAGTGACGTTACGGAAACAGAAACTAATAGTTGTACGCACGTATCCATGCAAGATACGTCCTTAAGTACTGAAGTACGTACAAAAATGCAGCGTTCTTCAAATATAATCAACACGACTGGTTGCACGTCAA gtAACAAAAATGTAGGGACAATGGTTACGACAATAGCACTGGAAAATAATACGCACGCGAAATCTGATTTACGTAACAACAAACCATGGACACGTCAGGAAGATATGATTTTACTACAAAGTATCAAAAAGGAATATTCTGAAAATTCATTCCTATTGATcagtgaaaaattagaaaatcgTACTATCGATCAA gtCAAAGAGAGATGGCAAACTCTGCTTTCTTTACTGCAGAAAATGAtgtaa